In Hyla sarda isolate aHylSar1 chromosome 12, aHylSar1.hap1, whole genome shotgun sequence, a genomic segment contains:
- the PCK1 gene encoding phosphoenolpyruvate carboxykinase, cytosolic [GTP], which produces MPSQKKTELQISGIVTQGNLSSLSPDVVSFIVTYARICLPENIHICDGSEEENKKLLHHMEEIGMIKRLPKYENCWLARTDPRDVARIESKTVIVTQEQRDTVPNAKSGVSQLGRWMSEDDFEKAFKSRFPGCMKGRTMYVIPFSMGPIGSPLSKIGIQLTDSPYVVASMRIMTRMGTAVLEALGEGEFVKCLHSVGCPLPLKYPLVNNWPCNPELTLITHIPDRREIISFGSGYGGNSLLGKKCFALRIASRIAKEEGWLAEHMLILGITNPEGEKKYFAAAFPSACGKTNLAMMRPSLPGWKIECVGDDIAWMKFDEQGNLRAINPENGFFGVAPGTSVKTNPNAMETISKNTIFTNVAETSDGGVYWEGMDELPAKGITLTSWKNKEWTPEEGEPAAHPNSRFCTPASQCPIIDPDWESSKGVPIEGIIFGGRRPAGVPLVYEALSWQHGVFVGSAMRSEATAAAEHKGKVIMHDPFAMRPFFGYNFGRYLAHWLSMEHLPSAKLPKIFHVNWFRKDKQGSFLWPGYGENIRVLEWMFNRINGEDCAKETSIGYIPAEGSLNLKGLGDVKMEELFEISKDFWEDEVKDIRKYFDDQINADLPYEIEWELNSVEERLKQL; this is translated from the exons ATGCCATCCCAGAAGAAAACTGAGCTTCAGATCTCTGGCATCGTGACTCAGGGAAACCTAAGCAGCTTGAGTCCAGATGTGGTCAGTTTTATAGTAACTTATGCAAGAATCTGCCTACCAGAAAATATCCACATCTGTGATGGCTCTGAGGAGGAGAACAAGAAGCTGCTCCATCACATGGAAGAAATTGGGATGATCAAAAGGCTCCCCAAATATGAGAACTG TTGGCTGGCTCGAACAGATCCCCGGGATGTGGCACGCATTGAAAGCAAAACTGTGATTGTCACCCAAGAGCAAAGAGACACAGTACCTAATGCCAAAAGTGGTGTCAGCCAACTGGGCCGCTGGATGTCAGAGGACGATTTTGAAAAAGCCTTTAAATCTAGGTTTCCTGGATGTATGAAAG GTCGTACAATGTATGTCATTCCATTTAGCATGGGACCAATAGGCTCACCACTCTCCAAGATTGGCATCCAGCTGACTGACTCTCCATATGTGGTAGCGAGCATGAGAATTATGACCCGTATGGGCACTGCTGTCCTAGAGGCTCTTGGGGAAGGGGAGTTTGTAAAATGTCTTCACTCCGTTGGCTGCcctttacccttaaaat ACCCTCTCGTGAATAACTGGCCATGCAATCCAGAGTTGACCCTCATCACACATATACCAGACCGGAGAGAAATTATCTCATTTGGAAGTGGATATGGGGGCAACTCCCTCCTGGGAAAGAAATGCTTCGCTCTTAGGATTGCCAGTCGTATTGCCAAGGAAGAAGGCTGGCTGGCGGAGCACATGTTG ATTTTAGGAATTACCAATCCAGAAGGAGAGAAAAAATACTTTGCAGCAGCATTCCCAAGTGCTTGTGGGAAAACCAACCTGGCAATGATGAGGCCGTCACTCCCTGGGTGGAAGATTGAGTGTGTAGGCGACGATATTGCTTGGATGAAGTTTGATGAGCAAG GCAATCTTAGGGCAATCAACCCAGAAAATGGATTTTTTGGCGTAGCTCCTGGAACATCTGTGAAGACCAACCCTAATGCCATggaaaccatttcaaaaaacaCAATATTCACTAATGTGGCAGAGACAAGTGATGGTGGTGTCTACTGGGAGGGGATGGATGAGCTTCCAGCAAAAGGAATTACACTGACCTCATGGAAAAACAAGGAATGGACCCCAGAAGAAG GCGAACCTGCTGCTCACCCCAACTCCAGATTCTGCACTCCAGCCAGCCAATGCCCCATCATTGATCCTGACTGGGAGTCTTCTAAAGGAGTACCGATTGAAGGCATAATTTTTGGTGGACGAAGACCAGCTG GTGTGCCACTGGTTTATGAAGCGCTGAGTTGGCAACATGGAGTCTTTGTTGGATCTGCAATGAGATCTGAAGCCACAGCCGCAGCTGAGCATAAAG GCAAGGTTATAATGCATGACCCCTTTGCCATGAGACCATTCTTTGGTTATAATTTTGGCCGATATCTTGCCCATTGGCTTAGCATGGAACACCTTCCCTCCGCCAAGCTGCCCAAGATCTTCCATGTCAACTGGTTCCGTAAAGACAAGCAAGGGAGCTTCCTGTGGCCAGGCTATGGAGAAAACATTCGTGTCCTGGAATGGATGTTTAACCGGATCAATGGGGAAGACTGCGCCAAAGAGACCTCCATTGGCTACATTCCCGCTGAGGGGTCTTTGAACCTGAAAGGTCTTGGAGATGTTAAAATGGAAGAGTTGTTTGAGATATCCAAAGACTTCTGGGAAGACGAAGTGAAGGACATTAGGAAATACTTTGATGACCAAATCAATGCAGATTTGCCATATGAGATTGAATGGGAACTGAATTCTGTAGAGGAGAGATTGAAGCAGTTGTGA